Proteins co-encoded in one Sporosarcina sp. FSL K6-1522 genomic window:
- the spoVG gene encoding septation regulator SpoVG encodes MEVTDVRLRKMETDGRMRAIASITIDDEFVVHDIRVIDGNEGLFVAMPSKRTPDGEFRDVAHPINSNSRTKVQEAVLAAYHLSTEEEVLEGAGA; translated from the coding sequence ATGGAAGTGACAGATGTGAGATTACGTAAGATGGAAACGGATGGAAGAATGCGGGCGATTGCATCGATTACAATTGATGATGAGTTTGTTGTCCACGATATTCGAGTGATTGACGGTAATGAGGGCTTGTTCGTAGCGATGCCAAGCAAGCGGACACCTGATGGGGAATTCCGCGATGTAGCACACCCAATCAATTCAAATTCTCGTACGAAGGTTCAAGAGGCTGTGCTCGCTGCCTATCATCTATCCACCGAAGAAGAAGTGCTTGAAGGGGCAGGCGCGTGA
- the glmU gene encoding bifunctional UDP-N-acetylglucosamine diphosphorylase/glucosamine-1-phosphate N-acetyltransferase GlmU, translating into MTNTYAIVLAAGQGTRMKSNLYKVLHPVCGKPMVEHVIDHIHGLGANRIVTIVGHGAELVEETLGEKSEYALQAQQLGTAHAVQQAEKLIGDLDGTTIVVCGDTPLIRSETMEALIAHHNETGAKATILTAIADDPTGYGRIIRGADGQVLRNVEQKDATSEEQKVTEINTGTYCFDNRALFDTLKKVKNDNAQGEYYLPDVVGILQSEQALVSAYVTDDFSETLGVNDRVVLAEAEGVMRRRIAEKHMRNGVTIINPDNTYISAAAEIGRDTVLQPGTMIEGQSVIGENCTIGPNSQIVDSQIGEGTTVHSSVVLSSTIGSATTVGPFAHIRPDSNLGDRVKIGNFVEVKKSTLEEGSKVSHLSYIGDAKIGERVNIGCGTITVNYDGKHKHVTTVESDAFIGCNSNLIAPVTVEKGAYVAAGSTITENVPESSLAIGRARQENKEGYVQKLNLN; encoded by the coding sequence ATGACGAATACATATGCCATCGTCCTCGCAGCAGGACAAGGTACACGGATGAAATCAAATTTATATAAAGTACTCCATCCTGTTTGTGGAAAACCGATGGTTGAACATGTAATTGACCATATACACGGTCTTGGTGCAAACAGGATTGTAACCATTGTTGGACATGGAGCGGAACTCGTTGAAGAAACACTTGGAGAAAAAAGCGAATACGCGCTTCAAGCACAGCAACTTGGAACTGCACACGCTGTTCAACAAGCAGAAAAGCTTATTGGTGATCTCGATGGTACGACAATTGTCGTATGCGGAGATACTCCACTTATTCGCTCAGAGACGATGGAAGCACTCATTGCGCACCACAACGAAACAGGAGCCAAGGCAACCATTCTGACAGCGATTGCGGATGATCCAACAGGATACGGCCGCATTATCCGAGGCGCAGATGGGCAAGTGCTGCGCAACGTTGAACAGAAAGATGCAACGTCTGAAGAACAAAAGGTCACGGAGATTAATACAGGAACGTACTGTTTTGACAACCGAGCATTGTTTGACACATTGAAAAAAGTGAAAAACGATAATGCGCAAGGTGAATATTATCTTCCAGATGTTGTCGGTATTTTGCAATCTGAACAAGCACTCGTGTCTGCTTATGTGACAGATGACTTTAGTGAAACACTAGGCGTTAATGACCGTGTAGTTTTAGCGGAAGCAGAAGGCGTTATGCGTCGTCGTATTGCTGAAAAGCATATGCGCAATGGTGTTACAATTATTAATCCTGATAATACGTATATAAGTGCAGCGGCAGAAATCGGTCGCGACACAGTTTTACAACCAGGCACGATGATTGAAGGGCAATCTGTTATCGGAGAAAACTGTACAATTGGGCCGAATAGCCAAATTGTAGACAGCCAAATAGGTGAGGGAACGACAGTCCATTCATCTGTTGTGCTATCAAGTACAATTGGCTCAGCGACGACAGTAGGGCCGTTTGCGCATATTCGTCCAGATTCGAATCTTGGCGATCGCGTGAAAATCGGTAACTTTGTTGAAGTGAAAAAATCGACACTTGAAGAAGGCAGCAAAGTATCGCATCTAAGTTATATCGGTGATGCGAAAATTGGTGAACGTGTCAATATTGGCTGTGGAACAATCACAGTCAATTATGATGGTAAGCATAAACACGTCACGACAGTTGAAAGTGATGCATTTATCGGTTGTAATTCCAACTTAATCGCACCTGTCACTGTTGAAAAAGGCGCATACGTAGCGGCTGGATCGACAATTACAGAAAATGTCCCAGAAAGTTCACTTGCAATTGGGCGCGCGCGACAGGAAAATAAAGAAGGCTATGTACAAAAACTAAATCTCAATTAA